A portion of the Lolium rigidum isolate FL_2022 chromosome 1, APGP_CSIRO_Lrig_0.1, whole genome shotgun sequence genome contains these proteins:
- the LOC124659967 gene encoding uncharacterized protein LOC124659967, producing the protein MESRPSKVGQDRDRISALPDDLLLGILERLSLHEAVRAGAVSTRWRHLPHQLSRVDLDVDDFQGRAPLESMDAFAGAVCRLLDCKCDCNSRRSVKTLGLRFHLSAPNLSSIGRAVEDTVSRGQTECLEFDVIPPTSDSDLTAVGRTELGQQFMSFSHACPIAFRWLTDLWLTSLDLGDADLPSLMGACDKLQHLSLTSCRFGWHSALEIDVPNSAIQSLEFVRCSCMRIELVSLPKLTHLMCESWNSENAPLRLSYVPQLRSVILCSHAGVGQAPFALSECLTTDVTSLSQLHLNFSCQMIWIKPEHPKLLTPIFRNLKDLWLWHIFPECDLNWTLFILEAAPALQMFILSRARHSCVKTSEFSAEKANVVWEPSKDLKHLNLRLLVMIGFEEEDKATNYIRFVMERAVGLRGIMLCGSKTCEACDAIDLESPTRYEADKACRRRIKERLTHGSSSSVKIINCDRDGNELVISNLIDEVLKGHSCWWSDSV; encoded by the exons ATGGAGTCACGGCCGTCCAAAGTCGGCCAAGATAGAGATCGAATCAGCGCATTACCGGACGATCTCCTCCTCGGAATCCTTGAACGCCTCAGCCTGCATGAGGCGGTCCGCGCCGGCGCAGTCTCCACGCGGTGGCGGCACCTCCCGCACCAGCTCTCGCGCGTGGACCTCGACGTCGATGACTTCCAGGGCAGAGCGCCGCTCGAGAGCATGGACGCGTTCGCGGGTGCGGTGTGCAGGTTGCTGGATTGCAAGTGCGACTGCAACAGCAGGCGTTCCGTCAAGACCCTCGGCCTCCGCTTCCACCTGTCGGCCCCTAACCTGAGCTCCATCGGCCGCGCCGTCGAGGACACCGTGAGCCGTGGCCAGACCGAATGCCTCGAGTTCGATGTAATTCCGCCTACATCTGACTCTGACCTAACAGCCGTCGGGCGCACTGAGCTTGGTCAGCAATTCATGTCGTTCTCTCATGCCTGCCCCATCGCCTTCCGGTGGCTCACCGACCTATGGCTCACGAGCCTCGACCTCGGGGACGCCGACCTGCCCAGCCTCATGGGCGCTTGCGATAAGCTCCAGCACCTCTCCTTAACATCCTGCAGATTCGGTTGGCACTCTGCGCTCGAGATCGACGTGCCCAATTCTGCAATTCAGAGCCTCGAATTCGTCCGCTGTAGTTGCATGCGGATCGAGCTTGTTTCTCTGCCAAAGCTGACGCATCTCATGTGCGAGTCTTGGAACTCCGAGAACGCCCCGCTGCGCCTCAGCTATGTACCTCAACTTCGCTCGGTGATCCTCTGTTCTCATGCAGGGGTGGGGCAGGCGCCCTTCGCGCTCAGCGAGTGCCTCACAACGGATGTCACGAGCCTGTCGCAGCTGCATCTTAATTTTAGCTGCCAAATG ATTTGGATTAAGCCTGAACATCCGAAACTGCTCACTCCTATATTCCGCAATCTCAAGGATTTGTGGCTTTGGCATATCTTTCCTGAGTGTGATCTGAACTGGACTCTGTTTATCCTTGAAGCTGCACCTGCCCTGCAAATGTTTATA TTAAGCCGGGCTCGTCATTCGTGCGTCAAAACGTCCGAGTTCAGTGCCGAGAAGGCCAACGTGGTATGGGAACCATCCAAGGATCTGAAGCACCTGAACTTAAGGTTGCTGGTGATGATAGGGTTCGAGGAGGAAGACAAGGCGACAAACTATATAAGATTTGTCATGGAACGAGCTGTGGGGTTGCGTGGAATCATGTTGTGTGGTAGTAAAACTTGCGAGGCATGCGATGCCATCGACCTCGAGTCCCCGACAAGATACGAGGCGGATAAAGCCTGCAGGCGTCGCATTAAGGAGCGACTCACACATGGATCCTCTTCGTCCGTGAAGATAATTAACTGCGATCGAGATGGAAATGAACTGGTAATAAGTAATCTCATAGATGAAGTGCTCAAAGGTCACAGCTGTTGGTGGAGTGATAGCGTATGA